The following nucleotide sequence is from Triticum dicoccoides isolate Atlit2015 ecotype Zavitan chromosome 7B, WEW_v2.0, whole genome shotgun sequence.
TCTCCACTCAATTCTCGCCCTTTTCTCCCATCCTCTCATTCCTTCCGCCGTAGGCGCATGGAATCGTCGAAGAACCTGTCGAAGATGTAGGTGGCGGAGGTGCCGGAGGATCCGAGCATCACGCATGCATCAATCAAACTTCTATAAATGTGTAGGGGTAGTCCATGAAAATAGTTTTTTTTAGAGTACGACAAaggcgtaccatatttttatagaaggcagaAGACAATTACAAGAGACTACAACTCATTGCGAACAACAAGtctagtatcaacaccacacccgaGCTAATCCGAAGAGAAGCCTCCGCACACATTACAAACACAACACAAAGGAACTTGTCCCGAAGAGCATCAAGGCCGCGTCTCGACCTACCGATCACCACGAAGAGTAGCAACTTTAATCGGACCTCCCTTGCCGACGCACCAACCACTCTTGATTGCCGAAGGAGATGGCAAGTGGGTGGAGGGACTTGGTTGGCCCCGCCAAAGCCACCGTCTTGGAGTCACCGGCATCGACGTGTATTGCGCCCAAGAACCTCTACTCGGACTAGCGACACGCACCGGAAGACTGCAGCACCGAACAAGCCATGTCTCCCTCCACGATGCTCCCAACAGAGATACGGCGCTAGGACGCCGCCATCGCTGGTCCAAGACCTAGGCTTTCGCCCGGTGACCGCAATCAACCAAGATGGGGAGATAGTGACACACCTaagcgacgcctccaaggagggtaaCGACGCCCACAGGCGCCGTCGCCGCCAACACCGATCGAAGACGGGCAGGATTTTCATCcgtaaagttggccacctcccaccCCTTGCGAAGAATTGAGGCCGTCGTCAGTGCTGGATCAAACCGCCGCCGCAGCAGCACCTCACCATTGTGATCAAAGTGCACTGAACACCAACACCCTGTACGCCGAGGACACGCAGTCCAGCTTCCACCTCCTGCACGGCCGGGGACAACAACTCCATCTCTCCTACCACAACCAGCACAGTCAGGATCTTCCGCCGCTGCAAGCAGCTGCCACACCACCTCCTAGCGGACAGAGCCCAGGGAGCCACGACAGGGGAGCCACCTCGCGCGCGCATGCTCCCCGCAGCAAGCCGCTGACCCGGGCACAAGCTCCCCGGAAATAGTGACGAGAGAAGGTTGGGTGAAAACTGAATGAAACGTatagaaaggaaaaaaaaaagaaaaacaatcgATGGATATACACCTTACTTAGATCCATAGCATTCTCTCTTCATGATTCTGCGAAAAGGTTCAGGCCTTCGGGTGGATGCCTCAATCAACAATGTGCGTATGTGTGCACGGCAATCCATGAGTCGCGATAGAATCTTCATGCGTGCACGTACACGGCCACGGGACGACGCGTCCATGGCGACGGCGTTTGGCGCGCGTCAATGCATGCGCACGCGACGGCTACTACAGTGTCCCGGGATCGGTTCGTGGCTGGGAGGCCAACGCCTGCTGCTCTTCTTCGTACGTAGTCGATGCCAAGACGACGACGACGGTCGTCGTGAGAATCCATTCGCGTTGCCGTCCAGCGCTTGGTTCGTAGTGCATCGGTGGCGACAGTAGGCCTTTTCACTAGCGATGGCTCGTAGTACTAGTACTGTACTACTGCGCAGTAGGCGTTGCTCTTGACCAGGGTCATTTTGTGAGTAGTACATTTTTATGTGCATCAGTGCATGCGTGGTTGTTTCTCGGAATGATGATCTGCGCCCACGTTGACCGGCCTTAGTTTTGCATGTGTAGCTGCCGCTCAAATTTAGAATTGCACGAGTTGACCGACTTTGCATGTATACTAGTACTAGTGTAGTTTCTCATTTATAATTGCAATTTGGCTGCTTTAACTACTATTTGCATTTGTGTGTTTAGTTGACTTCGGGACATTATATGTATTCTTTACCTTCGAGAAGTTGGGATGAATTGAGATCCTATCGGCCGACTTTAATTTTGTTCTTGCATCAAATATACAAATTGTAATGCATCCGTCAGGAATTAATGAGTAGATGAAGTTTCAATGATGATGTGTGAGCACAAATGTCTTCGGCGTTGAATTACACCACTGAAAACTTAAATTACTCCCAACTCGACAAGGAAAAAAACTCAAATTACTCGAGTGCAAACAATCTTCTTACATTAACATAGCCACAATAATTTATTTCTTCAACACTAGCATATTCATATGGCAACTGGTGGTCACGCGGTTGCATGATAAAGACTATGCACATGAACATCATCTATATTATGGGCAGGGTGACGGTACATCTGGTTGAACTTTTCTCCGTGGGTGACGCATGAGGATGATTTTCCACAAGAAACTTTTCTCCGTGGGTCACTGCCCATGAATTTTACCTTCCCACCCAAGTGTGAATGATCTCAAGTCAACAAGGGTAACTGAGAGGGACTAGGCTAGAGCCAACCCAACCTCATCCTAGAGCCTCACCTCTCTCCTCGTCCCCTGACCCTACCCCCACTCTCATTCCCGTGCGGCGGCGCCCCGCCGCACAAGAGCGCCCCTGCCCCCTTTCTCTGGTCCTCTCCAACGCCATCTCCCCTACCGCCGTTGCCTTCAGGGGCTCGTAGGCAAAACCTGTGCGCCGCAACGGTGacggcggcgcttcttctcggccAGATCAGGTCAGGGAGGCGGCGGTCCACGCCGACCGTACATACGCCAGTGGCGCGAGGCGACGGCAGCTAGTTTCGGCATACAGGCGGCTGCCTGCGGCGACAGGTCCTACGGCGGCGGCTTGGGTGCCCGATCTGATTCCAGATGGGCTTCGGCGGGCCGCACAGGCTGCTGTCGTGTACCATCCCTGTTCCATCAACGTCAAGGGCTTTGGCCCTGGGCGTGGCGGTGGTGGCCACCTCCTTCGCCGGAGGTGGTCGCCTTGAGGCTGGGTGGTCGGATCTCAAGATCcgtcatctagtcccggctgcgagttggggagacatagTTCCCAGTGATAACCGAGCCGTTGGCGGGGGATGGCGGCGTTTTGcggcgttaccttgatgaaggcatcgtcgtgtaactattgtcgacccactcgtgctgcttcgGGGAAAACCCTAGGATCCGGTCTTCCAGATCGACCTATGACGGTACTGCGGTGccatttctctcttgggagcattatttgtggagcagcgctggaagacaTTGGCAGATGATGGAACGGCTTTGTCTTGCATGGAGCTTCGGTGGAACTGTCAAGTCATGCCTAACCGACATGTGCTACAGTAAGACTTTTAGTCCCGTGATCGGTTCGTGGCTGGGAGGCCAACACCTGCTGCTTTTCTTCGTAACTACGTACTGTACTACCAGTACTACATTCGAGCTTCCGAAGTTGACGCGAACACGACGTCGTCGTGAGAATCCATTTGCGTTCTTGTCTACTGCTTGGTTTGTAGTGGTGCATCTGTGGCGATAGCAGGCCTTTTGACTAGCAAATGCAGTCATCTAGCTCGTGCATTTGTGTTGCTCTTGACCAGGTCATTTGCAACTAGGCACCACATTTGCGATGTGTGTGCATAGTTGTTGCTCCAATTATGAATCGCTCGTTGACTGACCTTAGTTTTTGCATGCGTGGCTGTCACTCAAATTTAGAATTACACGAGTTGACCGACTTTTGCATGTACATATGCCACTCTAGTTTCTCGTTTAGAGAACTGCAATTTGCCAGACTCAAGTATCTGCACCTGTGTGTTTACTTGACTCTGGGACATTATAAGTATTTCCTAccaccttcgtcctggtttattaaGCCTCCTTATAGTCTGGGCCAAACTTTAACTTTTAATTTAACTATTAAAATATAAGTTATATACCCTAAAAATAGTATCATTGGAAACCtctttcaaatatgaatccaacaatataagtTTTATGACATACAACTTACAATTCAATAgtcaaatctatggtcaaaattgagCACAAAATACGAAGACGGAGCTAGTAGCTTTGAGGATTGGGGATGAATCAAGGGCCGACTTCAATTTTTCCTTTTTTGTGCGGATGCAGCAAATATTCAAGTTGCACCGCATCCGCCATGAAAATGGTAGGTGACGGCCGGGTTAGAGATATATGTGTGAACACATATTTCTTCCACGCAGAATTACCACGAACAACTTAGCTTACTCGAGCGAAGACAATGTTGCTATTGATTAACATTGACACGACGCATTTTTTCTTCAACACTAGCATATTCATATGGCAAGTGATTGTCACGCGGTACATTTGGTTGAAGTTTTCTCCGTGTGGGTGACGCATGAGGATGATTTTCCACGAGAAACTACCAGCGTCACGGCCCATGAATTTAACCTTCCCACCCAAGTGTGAATGATCTCGGGTCAACCAGGGGCACGGCATGGAAACTACCCATCGATCACGCGCATCCACCCATCCAAGTGTCGGGCTTAAACAAAGCATTCTGGACATACAATGACGCGCACACGGACATGTCACACCGTCGCCATCATCACAATTCACGGTGTGAACCTTGAAAACTTCAGTGCTCACTCCACAAGAGTGAAGTTTTCCACAAGCGAGCAAGCGGCCAAGCACGCGTATCCCTGTCTCCCCCTCGCTAGGGTTGACTAATCAAGTCACTCCACTGTGATTGGGTACTGGTTGGTTGATCCAGCGTGCATTAGGTGCGTCTGAACGGGCGGCTCATAAAGAAGAGTAGTTCTCACGTGCATGCACATACAGTACGTTTGTCCCGTCCATCAGATCGTAGGTTTGGTCATTAGTTTTGGTTGGTACCATCCACTGACGTACCATAATGAAGAGGAAGCCTGTGCAAGTGCACTGTTGATGCATGATTCCCCTAGGTGGTACACGTTGAACTACTGTGGTACACTAGAAGCTATCGGAGTGCTTACGTACCGCGTCTCGATTCTAATGTATTTAGAAGGCAGGAATTCTCCACCGATACTTTTCAAAAGAATTCTGGAGGttcgagaaaatttgatggttacaaGCATGGAGATGGTATTGCTTCGCTCGTGGCACACCAGCAGAGCAGTGTTTGCTAGTAGTTGCTTTGTGCACCAATAAGCTAGCCAGAGCATTTTTTTTCAGATCGCGCGACCACCCACAGCCAACAAATAGTAGTATATTGTATGTAAAGAACTTTTAGGTCTTGCATGTTTATTCGTGGGGAAAGAGCTGATTTATTAAGTATATTGTATGTAAAGAACTTTTAGGTCTTGCATATTTATTCGTGGGGAAAGAGCTGATTTATTATGTATCGGCTCCGTTGTTGTTGGATCCGGGCATGGCATGGGCGCATAGCCGCCGCGTAGATGATCCCAACAGGCAGGCAGAGGAGGATCAAGCCTGTCTGAGCTCATGCATGTGACTGAAAACTGTACGTGCTCGGCCACTTGTCCCCTAGGTTAAATATAAATTGATTGATCGGCAAGGCCCCTACTTGCATCCATTGTTTAACGCCCAAAATGACGAAGCTTGCCAAATCTCACCACCCTTCCTCAGACGTCAGATCGATTATATTATTAACACTGCAAAACAAGACCTTCCAGACAAAAGAACCAGTCCTGCACGGCAATTACAACAGCACAATTATACTGTACCGGAGTAGATTTCTCTTGTCCGTGTGAGATTGTGTgtgcgcctctctctctctctctttctttctcggtTGGTACACACAACCCGTTTGGACTCGTGCACTCGAGATATCCTATATCTTATCTGCAAGGCACTGCACTGCACAAGTCAGAGATGAGTCGATGGCACGAATAATTGCCGCTGCTGACTGGGCCGCCGACGACAACGATGATGATGCCGTCCCGCCGTGGCGTCCGCGAGGCTTGCGATCCTAGGCAAAAGGCGGAGACGTCACCGGACTTCTTCACCGGCCAACCCCGAATTCTCCACGCCCGACAGCGGCCGCCGTCCACGCCACCACTTTCACCTCTCTTGCTTGCCTTCTTGCGTGATGCACCACCAATGGCCCAGGCCCTTTTTACTTTTACTACCCGCTCGGTCAGTCAGTCAAAGTAAGCAAGCGGATGGATAGAGTCATGGAGAAATCAAAAGGGGTGGCCGGACCAAAGAAAGGCGTACGGGAGGATCAAAAGCCCGGTGCTCGCCGCAGGCAGCAATTGCCTGCGAAAGTCCCCCCGAATCCTCTTTGGGCCACGACTCACACCTTTGGGTTTGGGTGGATCGTCATCGTCATGATGGGCACCCGCACCTCCACCCCCGTAAAGCTCGGGAAGTTGGGATTCGCGGTGACTCCTCCTCCCGTCCCGTCTCATCCGGAAGGTCGATCATACTACACGTTCGCCATTTTAACCCAAATCATATCTTGAAAAGATACCTGACACGAGCTGGAGCTTGAGAAAAGACTAAAAAGAGGGAGAGCTGACCCTCACCTGCTTGATGTGAATGGCGGAATTTTACAAAATGTTTGGCTGAAGATTGGAGTCGGGGACCGGATGGCACAAGTCCTGCCATGAAACTTGATGATAATTTCCTTCATTTTTTAGAATATAGTATCATGGTTTCCAGTCTAGAAGGCAGCCCTACATGATCCACAAAGGGGAAGATTCCGTGGTAGCTGAAAGATAATCATTGTGGGAGTGCACCCACTCAGAGAGGAGGCCTGGCCTTTATCAGGTTGTTGTTTGTTACACTGCATCAGATGCTACTACACCCTACACCATCGCTAGTGCCAGCTGCTCATAGGTTCAGGGTGAATGAATATCATCCCCTTTTTCGCTTTAGCACTACATAAGCTCGCTTTCAAGGAGCTTCCGCGTCACTAAACAGTCCAAGCATCAAGCATGGAATCACATCACACCATAAACAGTACTATATCAGTACCACATCACAAGACAAAACTTAGTGCAGAATCAGCGGAAAAGGCGACCGTTTGTTCCTCCAGATATCTCGTCGTTGCAAATCAGTACAGTTTATTCCAACAGGACACCAACTCACATACATCTCACTAATGCCTGGCTACAGGCATACTTCTGCCAATCAACCACCAGATTCATCAGATGTCTCTTGGGTTTATTTTATTCATTCGGTTCTGCTGTGCATCTGCTGAATCCGGCGGCGCTTATCAAGGGGATTGAGTCTCCTAGCTACTACAACAGCCCCGCTTCGACGCTATCGGgcagggtgagctgtcacagcctctTCAGGCTCTTCTTCCTGGCATCCACCTTCTTCTTCTCGGCTGGGATTTTGACGGCAAGCGGCCCGTCCTTCTTGTGTGCCGTTGATGGTCCTACAGAAGGATCAGAAGGAGCAGCGTTCTGATCCTGTATGCCGAGAACTTTGGTCGAGGTGGATGCAGATACTAGTGCTGGCGCCGATGGTATGTTCTTGCTCGGAACGGTGTTGTTGCTCTGGCCAACGTTTAGAGCTGTGGTTGACTCACAAATGGCTCCGCTCTTGGACTTGTTCTTATGTTTATGTGCATGAATGCCGGTGTATAGCCTGCATATGGAGCAATATTAAATCATCAGTTGCCTAGTTTAGAGCTCTAGGTGAAACCTCACTATCGCCTGCGATCCGATCTGACAGAAATGGTAGCCATGAGATTCATGATCATGTTCCGAAATTGCTTTGTAAGTAAAGGTCTGCCAGCATCGCACTAGAACTGAAAAATACATAGTCGAAGGCTGACCTTGCGAGGCGTGCATACTCCTCGTAGTTTTCAAGCAACATTTTTCCAGCTTGTTCATTAAGGGCAGATTCGGGGAATGGTTCGATCAGAAGGCATCTCACTACCTGTGGCACATGACAAAAGGAGCTCATAGTTAGTCTCCCCCATGTTGTGAGAGCAGACGGACCTTTATTCCTAGGCCATAGCTATCATGGAGTCCTTTTAAATCTAAATTCAGCAATCTCTTACAAAGAGATCATGCATTGCTCTCAACAGAAGAATGGCGAATTGTGCGGCAGCTTTAGCTCACCAGCAGAACATGTCTCAATCCAAGACTAGGGTTCCAGTCCTTTTTCAACGTGTTCACACATATCTCGCCACTAGTTGCTATGTTTGGATGGAATATTTTTGTCGAGAAGAATCCTGCAAATCAATCAAAGGAAAATGCAGATTTTCAGTGAGAGGCTTCATTTAAAGAAAGAACTAAGTATAGAAGATTGTAAATTTTCAGTCAGAGGCTTTATTTAAAGAAAGAACTGAAGTACAGATTCCAGACCTTTCGGGGGAGAGTGAGGGAAGTCACGGGACAACAATAGCTTCATCCGGAATACTCCATTCTCATATGGAGTACCAGCTGCATCACGCCCAGATACTGATTTTTAGAACACGAGATTGAAGTAGTGCAAtaaggagagagagaaagagaaacttGAAACACTTGAGGTTCTGTAGTATGCACTGGCAGAAAGGACAAGATTCATCAATGCTTAACTCTAATATAAATAATATGTTAAAAAAAGTCTTTGAAAACCAAAACACACGTAAATTACGAGGAAGGTCAGCATAGCTGCACAGGCACGTAAATTCAATTGTGGATGGCCAAAACAATTAGATTTATGTGCCTGTATAATAGCATGGTCAGCATAGCTGCACAGGCAAGTAAACTCAATTGTGGACGGCCAAAACAAATAGCAGCTGAATACATCTTTAATGGATCATACCAGGGCCCTCAATATCAGCAAAAATGGTGCTGAAGTCATCATCATTAACAATAACTTTAATCCCTTCCGGAGGTGATTCATCAAGATTCTTCAGTTCTTTAGCCAATTGCCTGATGACATTTGGTGGGAGGTTCTCATTTGTTGCCTTCGAAAAAACACACCATTAGAAACAGAAAAGCAGAAAGCATTTCAATTAAGTCTTTCAGGCACTCACCATGGAAGCAATAACAGCAGACAACTCTAAAGGTTCTCTGTGTGCAGCTTCACTTAGAAGTTTTCTTGTTCCAAAGATTCAGCCCTGTGCAAACAGTGTGGTCATCTACAAGGCAACAAAATTTAGGAGATTAGATATGACTGAACCAATATGATATAACAACTCAGTAGACTTATCTGTAACATAAGAAATCAACACTTGTAATATGTTATTTATGGAGAAACTGTAAAACATCATTAGTAAACGACTTTAATACAACAATTATCGGCGCAAGGGGTGTACATACATCTTACAAGTATTACATTCAATATGAAATAAGTGAATAACCGCTTCATATGCTAAGTGATAGCTTAGTGATGCCAATCCATACTGATGTATGAGTAACGCACAAGTAAATTACAATTTTGTAAAATTACTCACACGGCTAAGGTATTTTGGAAAGCCAGTACAAATAATggatccaatgaaatattgcgatTAGTTAGAATTGCAAATTTGGAATTTTGAACAAAACAATTTATTGCGAGTCTAAAGTAGTCATCCCAGCAGACTAATTTATGCACTGTTAACACTTTGACCTTTAAACAACAGAAGGAACATTCACAACTATAAATAATATATTTATCCGCCCTCACTGTGTGCAAACTGTGAGCACACTCACATGTAACGTGAGTGCTGAACTAGTAATTGAACGATCCTACAAATTAATGGTGCATCCATTAACACCTGCAAGCGACAAGTATTCCTACATAAAGCTGGTCATATACCTTTTGTCTAATACAGTGGTAAGAACTCCAGGAGTGGGGCTACCGGCCATGGCTCGAACCCTGGTAATCGCAAATAAAAAGGCCCCCACACTCACTGTGTATACTTGCGACGTAGTGGCAGGTGCAGGCTGGTTCGGGCCTTTTTCCCGACCTTACAGTGCTATGCATTTGGGTTGTCTCTCCCGAGGGGTCAATTTGTTTTGTCTAAATATAAAGGTATTGTTACACATAAATGTTTGCGGGGTGAGGAAACCAGTTAGACCAGACCATATAATTGGCGATTCGGTATTAATTAGGGCGCATTCCTTGTCCCATGCTACTGCGTTTCTATCAATTTACTAACGTGGCAATGTGCCATTTGCCGGTGTGCTAATTTATTGCGAACTTGATAGTAAACTGGACTAAAATGGCAATTCATACTGGACATATCAACTTGTATCCCCTTGCCCCGGCAACGTACTCACAGGCATGCTGGCAAGTACTCTCACCCACGCTAGACACGAGCAaacatgctcacacacactcacCCAGTGCAGGTTCAGTCCATCGGGTAGCCGGCGTGATAACAGGGCACACATACCCACTGCTGCAGGTTCAGTCTATCCAGGGACCGGTGTGGTAACAGGGTCCCAACTGAACATTACAAGCACAAATCACAGACCTGCCCCTTTTCTACCTACctataaaggaactagacactcaaATCTCTCTCTCGTTACACACAGGAAGGATGCCTCCGCTACGAGGCCGCATTGGGGGGAATGCTAATCGCGGGACCAATGCACACCGGCGCGGGTGACGAACGAATCTGAGAGTAACCGGGACCCCCAATCTCACCCCGAATGGAAGAAACCGACTGCTCACCTACTACTGCCGATGCTGCGCAGGGCGGCGACCACAGCGCTGGCCTCCCCCTGCCCGCGCGCCCAAGCGCCGGTCCGGGGAAGAGATCGAGTTCGGGCCGGCGGGGAAGGAGGGAGCGGCCGATCTCCCCCCGCGCTCGCTCCCTCGCGGTGGCAGCCTCACCGCGAGGAGGAGAATGCAATCGGCACGCGGTGCGGCGGTGGAGAAGGAATGGGCGGCGCCGGCCGGAGCCGCGGGGATCGAGGGGCGAAACCCTAGCGAGGGCGAGGGGAGCGCTCCCGATTTGGGCAGACCGAAGGGGGAAGAGGGGGAGCGGAGCAGTAAAAATCGGGAGAATCGGGACTGAAATGATGGATTCCTTAGGGTAGAGAGGAGACAGGTGGGCGGTGGGTGCGGGCGGCCGTGCCGTGCGGGTGATCGGACCGTTGGCGGCACGTGGGCCCGGATGGGCAGGCGCGCGCGTGGGGCCGCTGCCTGCGGCTGCCGACGCGTTTGGTTGGTAGCCGTTGCGCGGGGTGGCCGGCCGACGGACGGCCGGCCTCGCCTCGGGCTTCGAAGCACCGACGGGCGTTGGCTGCtgccggccatcgcgccagatgggGAACAGTCTCGGCCGTAAATCACTTTGGGTTTGAGGTCTACTCCATTGCGCGACCTCAAGGGTGTGTTTGGTTACATTCCCGATTCAGCCTAGCTCTATTGAGCCGGTTTGAGGGGATGCAGGCCAAAAAAAACCCAGACACACGTAGTTTGATTGCCTGCATGCCCCTAGTTGCACGAGACAACCATTTTTGACCAGGCGTTTGGTTGTCCGCATTGCATTAGGCGCACATATGGCATGATGTTTGGTTGCAACCTGCATAAGGTGTTGTCACCACTTTTAACTAGTGGTGACCTTACTACACATAATCTGAACATAGTGCCAGCTAGTTAAACAAATTACAGTTCATCCTAACTACTATCAAATGACGTTCGAATTATTAAGAGCCATTGGCTAAATAGGGGATAGTTCTTCGGTGTTGttgcttcatcttcctcttcttctgcttctgctgtTGCTGcttgttcttcctcttcttctttgcttctgctgctgctgctgcttccttcTCCTGTTCTTCAAATCCTGCACTGACTTATGTTAAGCCACATCGCCTCTGCCCACTTCAACCTTTTGTTCTTCCAAGCGTCATTGTCAAATGCCTCCACACCATGGCCAGAGCTAACAACATCGTCAGGCTCGACCTCTTCCTCCTCAGGCACGTGTTCATCAAAGCCCCACTGGAGGATCCAGTTATGCAGAATGCAACGAACAAGAACTAGCTTAACCTGAGTGGAGTATGGGTGGAAT
It contains:
- the LOC119336920 gene encoding ubiquitin-conjugating enzyme E2 22-like, encoding MATNENLPPNVIRQLAKELKNLDESPPEGIKVIVNDDDFSTIFADIEGPAGTPYENGVFRMKLLLSRDFPHSPPKGFFSTKIFHPNIATSGEICVNTLKKDWNPSLGLRHVLLVVRCLLIEPFPESALNEQAGKMLLENYEEYARLARLYTGIHAHKHKNKSKSGAICESTTALNVGQSNNTVPSKNIPSAPALVSASTSTKVLGIQDQNAAPSDPSVGPSTAHKKDGPLAVKIPAEKKKVDARKKSLKRL